In Leifsonia sp. ZF2019, a genomic segment contains:
- the gcvPA gene encoding aminomethyl-transferring glycine dehydrogenase subunit GcvPA, giving the protein MTHPFVHPYVPNTAPASRQAMLDAVGAASVEEFYADVPADLRLGRDLDLPEPLVAEQDLVRHVGGLLRRNRAVEPGRLFLGAGTYNHAVPAVVDEVINRSEFLTAYAGEPYEDHGRFQALFQYQSLMAELLNLDVVNVPTYDGYQSAATALAMATRITGRRGILLVSDAHPDKLSKVRDYVQPIADLTIVPTVDGVADVATARALIGDDTAAVWVETPSFHGALETAVAELAEAAHAAGAQLVAGTDPVGLGVLASPADAGADIVHGDIQSLGLHPWYGGAHAGFIAVRDDTRFVMEMPSRLFGLATTDVPGEYGFGDVAYDRTSFALREEGKEWVGTAAALWGIAAGVHLALMGPQGMAEVGETLLARTAYARQALTTLPGVRDGDGAAHLREFVLDLSDAARTAPEVVAALRVEGFEPGLALDDARLLVCVTEQNTRSDIDDLAAAFGAALTAASTASTTTTTEEHAA; this is encoded by the coding sequence ATGACCCACCCCTTCGTCCACCCCTACGTGCCGAACACGGCGCCCGCGTCGCGGCAGGCGATGCTCGACGCCGTCGGTGCGGCGAGCGTCGAGGAGTTCTACGCGGACGTCCCGGCCGACCTGCGGCTGGGCCGCGACCTCGACCTCCCGGAGCCGCTGGTCGCCGAGCAGGACCTGGTGCGCCACGTCGGCGGCCTGCTGCGCCGCAACCGCGCGGTCGAGCCGGGCCGCCTCTTCCTGGGCGCCGGCACGTACAACCACGCGGTGCCGGCCGTCGTCGACGAGGTCATCAACCGCAGCGAGTTCCTCACCGCCTACGCCGGAGAGCCCTACGAGGACCACGGGCGCTTCCAGGCGCTGTTCCAGTATCAGTCGCTGATGGCGGAGTTGCTGAACCTCGACGTGGTGAACGTGCCCACCTATGACGGTTACCAGTCGGCGGCGACGGCGCTCGCCATGGCGACGCGCATCACCGGGCGCCGCGGCATCCTGCTGGTCAGCGACGCGCACCCCGACAAGCTGAGCAAGGTGCGCGACTATGTGCAGCCGATCGCCGACCTGACGATCGTCCCGACCGTGGACGGCGTCGCCGATGTCGCCACGGCACGCGCGCTGATCGGCGACGACACCGCCGCGGTGTGGGTCGAGACCCCGAGCTTCCACGGCGCCCTGGAGACGGCGGTCGCGGAGCTCGCGGAGGCCGCCCACGCCGCCGGTGCCCAGCTGGTGGCAGGGACGGACCCGGTCGGGCTGGGTGTGCTCGCCTCCCCCGCGGATGCCGGCGCCGACATCGTGCACGGCGACATCCAGTCCCTCGGCCTCCACCCCTGGTACGGCGGGGCGCACGCCGGGTTCATCGCCGTGCGCGACGACACCCGGTTCGTGATGGAGATGCCGTCGCGCCTCTTCGGCCTGGCGACGACGGACGTCCCGGGCGAGTACGGCTTCGGCGACGTCGCCTACGACCGCACCTCGTTCGCACTGCGCGAGGAAGGGAAGGAGTGGGTCGGCACGGCCGCCGCGCTCTGGGGCATCGCCGCCGGCGTGCACCTGGCGCTGATGGGCCCGCAGGGCATGGCCGAGGTGGGCGAGACGCTCCTCGCCCGCACGGCGTACGCCCGGCAGGCGCTCACGACGCTCCCGGGCGTCCGCGACGGGGACGGCGCCGCCCACCTGCGCGAGTTCGTGCTCGACCTGAGCGACGCCGCACGGACAGCCCCGGAGGTCGTCGCCGCGCTGCGCGTCGAGGGGTTCGAGCCCGGGCTGGCGCTCGACGACGCCCGCCTGCTGGTGTGCGTCACGGAGCAGAACACACGCTCGGACATCGACGACCTCGCGGCCGCGTTCGGCGCGGCGCTGACGGCAGCATCCACAGCATCCACCACCACCACCACCGAGGAGCACGCCGCATGA
- the gcvPB gene encoding aminomethyl-transferring glycine dehydrogenase subunit GcvPB: MSLPIAPKPALRRFHQARWDEPIVFELHTPGERGVMPSQVEPEVREAVGDVVSALPASLRRSAPPALPEIGQMRVLKHYLRLSQENLGADLNVDVGQGTCTMKYAPKVNETIIRTPDLTDLHPLQDPASAQGVLEIVWRTERMLAEISGMSRVSLQTSGGSEAIWANISMIRAYHASRGEAEQRDEVITTIFSHPSNAAAAKMAGYKVITIFPDADGYPDVEALRAAISPRTAAIMVTNPEDTGIYNPRIREWVELAHSVGALASYDQANANGILGITRARDAGFDVCHFNLHKTFGTPHGCGGPGSGANAVSEALVPFLPGPVVEKVGDRYVLDGDRPQSIGSVAPFYGVIPNIVRTYAWIRALGAPGLRAVAETAVLNNNYLMKRILEIPGASAPYATGRRRIEQVRYSWQELFEETGISSEEIGIRAADFGMHYWTSHHPYVVPQPFTLEPTESYSMAELDEYAAVLAEVAREARETPEVVRTAPHNQTVHHTHHDDLDDPERWAVTWRAYQRKYFGGEAAVAPAGAATDEDAAA, from the coding sequence ATGAGCCTCCCCATCGCCCCCAAGCCCGCCCTGCGCCGGTTCCACCAGGCGCGCTGGGACGAGCCGATCGTCTTCGAGCTGCACACCCCCGGCGAGCGCGGCGTCATGCCCTCGCAGGTCGAGCCCGAGGTGCGGGAGGCCGTCGGCGACGTCGTCTCCGCCCTCCCGGCCTCCCTGCGCCGCAGCGCGCCCCCGGCCCTCCCCGAGATCGGCCAGATGCGCGTGCTCAAGCACTATCTGCGCCTCAGCCAGGAGAACCTCGGCGCCGACCTCAACGTCGACGTTGGCCAGGGCACTTGCACCATGAAGTACGCACCCAAGGTCAACGAGACGATCATCCGCACCCCCGACCTGACCGACCTGCACCCGCTGCAGGACCCGGCGTCGGCCCAGGGGGTGCTGGAGATCGTCTGGCGCACCGAGCGGATGCTCGCCGAGATCTCGGGGATGAGCCGCGTCTCGCTGCAGACCAGCGGCGGCTCGGAGGCGATCTGGGCCAACATCTCCATGATCCGCGCCTACCACGCGTCGCGCGGCGAGGCCGAGCAGCGGGACGAGGTCATCACGACGATCTTCTCGCACCCCTCGAACGCCGCGGCGGCGAAGATGGCCGGCTACAAGGTCATCACGATCTTCCCTGACGCCGACGGCTACCCCGACGTGGAGGCGCTGCGCGCGGCGATCTCGCCCCGCACGGCCGCGATCATGGTCACCAACCCCGAGGACACGGGCATCTACAACCCGCGCATCCGCGAGTGGGTCGAGCTGGCGCACTCGGTCGGGGCCCTCGCCTCCTACGACCAGGCGAACGCGAACGGCATCCTCGGGATCACGCGGGCGCGCGACGCCGGCTTCGACGTGTGCCACTTCAACCTCCACAAGACCTTCGGAACTCCGCACGGCTGCGGCGGCCCGGGATCCGGCGCTAACGCGGTGTCGGAGGCGCTCGTGCCGTTCCTGCCCGGACCGGTGGTCGAGAAGGTGGGCGACCGCTACGTGCTCGACGGCGACCGGCCGCAGTCGATCGGGTCCGTCGCGCCGTTCTACGGCGTCATCCCGAACATCGTGCGCACCTACGCCTGGATCCGCGCGCTCGGCGCCCCCGGGCTGCGCGCGGTGGCCGAGACCGCCGTGCTCAACAACAACTACCTGATGAAGCGCATCCTGGAGATCCCGGGAGCGAGCGCCCCCTACGCGACCGGCCGCCGCCGCATCGAGCAGGTGCGTTACTCGTGGCAGGAGCTGTTCGAGGAGACGGGCATCAGCTCGGAGGAGATCGGCATCCGCGCCGCGGACTTCGGGATGCACTACTGGACCAGCCACCACCCCTATGTGGTGCCTCAGCCCTTCACGCTCGAACCGACCGAGTCGTACTCGATGGCCGAGCTCGACGAGTACGCGGCCGTGCTGGCCGAGGTGGCGCGGGAGGCCCGCGAGACCCCGGAGGTCGTGCGCACCGCCCCGCACAACCAGACCGTGCACCACACCCACCACGACGACCTCGACGACCCGGAGCGGTGGGCGGTCACCTGGCGCGCGTACCAGCGCAAGTACTTCGGCGGGGAGGCCGCGGTCGCTCCCGCGGGCGCGGCCACTGACGAGGACGCCGCCGCGTGA
- a CDS encoding ATP-NAD kinase family protein — MTIGLVVNPIAGIGGPAGLAGSDGAAVQREALRRGGRPRASERAREALAVLAAAHPGTEVLTAAGPMGEDAVRAAGLTPRVVYSRPAPASRGASLRSFGADDRNESPLDGGTSGEDTARAAMALGAAGADLVLFAGGDGTARDVARGLPAGVPLLGVPAGVKMYSGCFAVGPAAAGALAAAWTDHPLPTAEAEVLDLDEETLRAGRPDPRLFALVPVPAAPGRTQARKASTPASEREAVHRAAVGAVEQLRPGTRYLLGPGGTTAEVGRVLGLDTTPLGVDVIEDGRMLARDVTADQALAAIAGHAARAVVTVIGGQGFVLGRGNQQLSPRVVAALGPHPLLVVATEQKLIDLAGRPLLVDTGDPALDARLAGHLTVVTGPAAASIYPVSAATAAPIEGDPECV; from the coding sequence GTGACCATCGGGCTCGTCGTGAACCCGATCGCGGGGATCGGCGGGCCCGCGGGTCTGGCCGGGAGCGACGGCGCGGCGGTGCAGCGGGAGGCGCTGCGCCGCGGCGGCCGTCCGCGCGCGTCCGAGCGGGCGCGGGAGGCGCTGGCCGTGCTCGCGGCGGCGCATCCCGGCACCGAGGTGCTCACGGCCGCAGGCCCGATGGGCGAGGATGCCGTGCGCGCCGCCGGCCTGACCCCCCGAGTCGTGTACTCGCGACCTGCCCCGGCGTCGAGGGGCGCGTCGTTGCGGTCATTCGGCGCGGATGACCGCAACGAGTCGCCCCTCGACGGCGGGACATCCGGGGAGGACACGGCGCGCGCGGCGATGGCCCTCGGCGCGGCAGGCGCGGATCTCGTGCTCTTCGCGGGAGGCGATGGCACGGCCCGGGATGTGGCACGCGGCCTCCCCGCGGGCGTGCCCCTGCTCGGCGTCCCCGCCGGGGTCAAGATGTACTCGGGCTGCTTCGCGGTCGGGCCCGCCGCGGCCGGGGCGCTGGCCGCCGCCTGGACCGACCATCCCCTCCCCACCGCTGAGGCCGAGGTGCTCGACCTCGACGAGGAGACCCTGCGCGCCGGGCGGCCCGACCCGCGGCTCTTCGCCCTCGTTCCGGTTCCCGCCGCGCCCGGTCGCACCCAGGCGCGCAAAGCCTCCACCCCCGCGAGCGAGCGGGAGGCGGTGCACCGCGCCGCCGTCGGAGCCGTCGAACAGCTGCGGCCGGGCACGCGCTATCTGCTCGGCCCGGGAGGCACCACAGCCGAGGTGGGCCGCGTGCTCGGCCTCGACACCACACCCCTCGGCGTCGACGTCATCGAGGACGGCCGCATGCTCGCCCGCGACGTGACCGCTGACCAGGCCCTCGCCGCGATCGCCGGGCACGCCGCCCGGGCCGTCGTGACCGTGATCGGCGGCCAGGGCTTCGTGCTCGGCCGTGGCAACCAGCAGCTCTCCCCGCGCGTGGTCGCGGCGCTCGGGCCGCATCCCCTGCTCGTGGTCGCCACGGAGCAGAAACTCATCGACCTCGCCGGCCGGCCCCTGCTGGTCGACACCGGCGACCCCGCGCTCGACGCGCGGCTGGCCGGCCACCTGACGGTGGTCACCGGGCCCGCCGCGGCGAGCATCTACCCTGTCAGTGCCGCCACCGCGGCCCCCATCGAAGGAGATCCCGAATGCGTCTAG
- a CDS encoding alpha/beta fold hydrolase — protein sequence MTDQTLTRPGATLAYEVDGAGPTVVQAHGLTAGRDADLAILDVRGLASRGHRLVRYDAAGHGGSPGSHDPERYRWPALADDLLALLDTVDADDPVDAVGVSMGTGTILTAAVRHPERFRRLVLALPPTAWGTRSAQAAAYRQMADMIEERGWDALVEGMASSPMPMPPVLEERGAPLRTQLRPETAATVLRGAALSDLPEPSAIAALRMPVLLLPWTGDPGHPLSTAERLHELLPDSTLVVAEHATDADTWPDRIAAFLET from the coding sequence ATGACCGACCAGACGCTCACCCGTCCCGGTGCCACCCTCGCCTACGAGGTCGACGGCGCCGGCCCCACTGTCGTGCAGGCCCACGGGCTCACCGCCGGCCGGGACGCCGACCTGGCCATCCTCGATGTCCGCGGTCTGGCCTCACGCGGCCACCGACTGGTCCGCTACGATGCGGCCGGCCACGGTGGATCCCCGGGTTCGCACGATCCGGAGCGCTACCGTTGGCCTGCGCTGGCCGACGACCTGCTCGCCCTGCTCGACACAGTCGATGCGGACGATCCGGTGGATGCTGTCGGCGTCTCCATGGGGACGGGCACCATCCTGACCGCCGCCGTGCGGCATCCCGAACGGTTCCGCCGGCTGGTGCTCGCGCTGCCACCGACCGCGTGGGGGACGCGTTCCGCTCAGGCCGCCGCGTACCGGCAGATGGCCGACATGATCGAGGAGCGGGGCTGGGACGCCCTGGTCGAGGGGATGGCGTCGTCGCCGATGCCGATGCCGCCGGTCCTGGAGGAACGCGGTGCGCCGCTGCGGACCCAGCTGCGACCGGAGACAGCAGCGACCGTACTGCGCGGCGCAGCTCTCTCGGACCTGCCGGAGCCGTCCGCCATCGCCGCCCTGCGGATGCCGGTGCTGCTGCTTCCCTGGACTGGCGACCCCGGGCATCCGCTCTCGACCGCCGAGCGGCTGCACGAGCTGTTGCCCGACTCGACGCTGGTGGTCGCCGAGCACGCGACGGACGCGGACACGTGGCCCGACCGGATCGCGGCCTTCCTCGAGACGTGA
- a CDS encoding ASCH domain-containing protein yields the protein MSEYPIAEFGFPGPTRDRLVAAILAGEKTATTSLLIEYERESEPLPEVGDRQAIIDSEGVVVATIEITRVDILPLGSVPLAHAVAEGEGCRTVEEWRAQHDAFWSSTEFLDGLGAPWPIIDDHAVAVLERFAVVARV from the coding sequence CTGTCCGAGTACCCGATCGCTGAGTTCGGCTTCCCCGGCCCCACGAGGGACCGCCTGGTTGCCGCCATCCTCGCCGGCGAGAAGACGGCGACCACCTCGCTGCTCATCGAGTACGAACGTGAGAGCGAGCCGCTTCCGGAGGTCGGGGACCGTCAGGCGATCATCGACTCGGAGGGCGTCGTGGTCGCGACGATCGAGATCACACGAGTGGACATCCTCCCGCTCGGCTCCGTACCTCTCGCCCACGCCGTCGCCGAGGGCGAAGGATGTCGCACTGTCGAAGAATGGCGCGCTCAGCACGACGCCTTCTGGTCGAGCACGGAATTCCTCGACGGCCTCGGTGCGCCGTGGCCGATCATCGACGACCACGCAGTTGCCGTGCTGGAGCGGTTCGCTGTGGTGGCGCGGGTGTGA
- a CDS encoding beta-galactosidase, translated as MTIPAPRSIRLDALAYGGDYNPDQWPEEVWAEDARLMVEAGVNLVTLPVFSWPLLEPEPGVWDFAGLDRVIDLLWTHGIRIDLATATATPPAWLVREHPEVLPWNADGVRLEFGSRQTYCPSSPVFREAALRLTRALAERYGEHPALALWHVSNEYGDHVSRCWCPESARHFRRWLEARYGDIAGLNAAWGTSCWGQNYLSFDQIEPPRTATGPINPAEIVDFERFSSDALLELFQAEVDVLREVTPEIAVTTNFMSLFRELDYWRFADAEDLVTDDAYPDPADPLAHVGAALNYGLMRSLKDGRPWLLLEQAPSAVSWRDVNVPKAPGQMRLGSLQAVAHGSDGVMFFQWRQATFGPEKFHSAMLGHRGERSRSFQETKELGAELKRLEPVRGARVRSEVALVADWDAWWGLTQSESMPSQRLDWLTEARAWHAAAFALGQPVDVARATGPFGEHRVLLVPNLYAATEEQAAALEAFVAAGGQLVVGPFSGVVDHREQVHPGGAPGPLRALLGLEVDEWWPLPDGGHRTVELGGVVHSTRVWGEWIETADGTEVLGRFADGELAGLAAVTRRGHGAGAAWYLAAGLDDEGMRAVLSSVFAAAGLAAREPDSALEIVTRTDGETDYTFVLNHGREARNAPRIPGGTDLLTGADAGAGLPLDAFGVAVVAHPANRPATN; from the coding sequence ATGACGATCCCCGCACCCCGGAGCATCCGGCTCGACGCGCTCGCCTACGGAGGCGACTACAACCCGGACCAGTGGCCGGAAGAGGTCTGGGCCGAGGATGCGCGGCTGATGGTGGAGGCGGGGGTCAACCTGGTGACGCTGCCGGTGTTCTCGTGGCCGCTGCTGGAACCGGAGCCGGGAGTGTGGGACTTCGCGGGACTGGACCGCGTGATCGACCTGCTCTGGACGCACGGCATCCGCATCGACCTGGCGACCGCGACGGCGACGCCGCCTGCGTGGCTGGTGCGCGAGCATCCCGAGGTGCTGCCGTGGAACGCGGACGGCGTGCGGCTCGAGTTCGGCTCACGGCAGACGTACTGCCCGAGTTCGCCGGTGTTCCGGGAGGCCGCCCTGCGACTGACGCGAGCCCTCGCGGAGCGCTACGGCGAGCATCCCGCACTCGCGCTCTGGCATGTCTCGAACGAGTACGGCGACCACGTCTCGCGGTGCTGGTGCCCGGAGTCGGCCCGCCACTTCCGCCGCTGGCTGGAGGCGCGCTACGGCGACATCGCGGGCCTCAACGCGGCGTGGGGAACGAGCTGCTGGGGCCAGAACTACCTGAGCTTCGACCAGATCGAGCCCCCGCGCACAGCGACCGGCCCGATCAACCCGGCCGAGATCGTCGACTTCGAGCGGTTCTCGTCGGACGCACTGCTGGAGCTGTTCCAGGCGGAGGTCGACGTGCTGCGGGAGGTCACGCCCGAGATCGCCGTCACCACGAACTTCATGAGCCTGTTCCGCGAGCTGGACTACTGGCGGTTCGCCGACGCGGAGGACCTCGTCACCGACGACGCGTATCCCGACCCCGCCGATCCCCTCGCCCACGTCGGCGCCGCCCTCAACTACGGCCTGATGCGCAGCCTCAAGGACGGCCGCCCCTGGCTGCTCCTGGAGCAGGCGCCGAGCGCGGTCAGCTGGCGCGACGTGAACGTGCCGAAAGCGCCCGGGCAGATGCGGCTCGGCAGCCTGCAGGCCGTCGCCCACGGCTCGGACGGGGTCATGTTCTTCCAGTGGCGGCAGGCGACGTTCGGGCCGGAGAAGTTCCACTCCGCGATGCTCGGCCACCGCGGCGAGCGCAGCCGCAGCTTCCAGGAGACGAAGGAGCTCGGCGCGGAGCTGAAGCGGCTGGAGCCGGTGCGCGGCGCGCGCGTCCGCTCCGAGGTCGCGCTCGTCGCCGACTGGGACGCATGGTGGGGACTGACGCAGAGCGAGTCGATGCCGTCGCAGCGCCTCGACTGGCTGACGGAGGCGCGGGCCTGGCACGCGGCAGCGTTCGCCCTGGGACAGCCGGTGGACGTCGCCCGCGCGACCGGACCGTTCGGCGAACACCGCGTGCTGCTCGTCCCGAACCTCTACGCGGCCACGGAGGAGCAGGCGGCGGCGCTGGAGGCGTTCGTCGCGGCGGGCGGCCAGCTGGTCGTCGGCCCGTTCTCGGGCGTCGTCGACCACCGCGAACAGGTCCACCCGGGAGGGGCGCCCGGCCCGCTGCGTGCCCTGCTCGGCCTCGAGGTCGACGAGTGGTGGCCGCTGCCGGACGGCGGGCACCGCACCGTCGAGCTCGGCGGCGTCGTGCACTCCACCCGGGTCTGGGGCGAATGGATCGAGACCGCGGACGGCACGGAGGTGCTCGGCCGCTTCGCCGACGGCGAGCTCGCCGGGCTGGCCGCGGTCACCCGCCGCGGCCACGGCGCCGGTGCCGCCTGGTACCTCGCAGCCGGACTGGACGACGAGGGGATGCGCGCCGTGCTCTCCTCCGTCTTCGCCGCGGCCGGGCTGGCGGCCCGCGAACCGGACAGCGCCCTCGAGATCGTGACCCGCACCGACGGGGAGACCGACTACACCTTCGTGCTCAACCACGGCCGGGAGGCGCGCAACGCGCCGCGCATCCCGGGCGGCACCGACCTGCTCACCGGCGCGGACGCCGGGGCGGGCCTGCCGCTGGACGCGTTCGGCGTCGCCGTGGTGGCGCATCCCGCGAACCGCCCTGCGACCAACTGA
- a CDS encoding GntR family transcriptional regulator — protein sequence MAIERKNLRSQVREELIARMRAGDVRPGESINEVQLAAELGVSRTPLREALIALESEGQIESENGKGFRFVPLSAREFEELCPIIVTLECLALDLSPLDDLAALGTRLASLAADFSDDVAQHAVVNRKDDEWHNLMLSACPNRTLLEQITQVRSAIHRYESLLVGGEVLVERSAAEHAIIARHLVERDVPAAKAALAENWTNGVRRLLADAGIKWERLG from the coding sequence ATGGCGATCGAACGCAAGAATCTGCGTTCCCAGGTGCGGGAGGAGCTCATCGCCCGGATGCGCGCGGGGGACGTCCGCCCCGGCGAGAGCATCAACGAGGTGCAGCTCGCCGCCGAGCTCGGCGTCAGCCGCACCCCGCTGCGGGAGGCCCTGATCGCCCTCGAGAGCGAAGGCCAGATCGAGAGCGAGAACGGCAAGGGCTTCCGCTTCGTGCCCCTCAGCGCCCGCGAGTTCGAAGAGCTCTGCCCCATCATCGTCACCCTCGAATGCCTCGCCCTCGATCTGTCGCCCCTCGACGACCTCGCCGCCCTCGGAACCCGTCTCGCCTCCCTCGCCGCGGACTTCTCCGACGACGTCGCCCAGCACGCGGTCGTCAACCGCAAGGACGACGAGTGGCACAACCTCATGCTCAGCGCGTGCCCGAACCGCACGCTCCTGGAGCAGATCACCCAGGTGCGCAGTGCCATCCACCGCTACGAGTCCCTCCTCGTCGGTGGCGAGGTCCTCGTGGAGCGCTCCGCTGCCGAGCACGCCATCATCGCCCGGCACCTCGTCGAGCGCGACGTGCCCGCGGCCAAAGCGGCTCTCGCGGAGAACTGGACGAACGGGGTGCGGCGGCTGCTGGCGGATGCGGGGATCAAGTGGGAGCGGTTGGGGTAG